Proteins from one Malania oleifera isolate guangnan ecotype guangnan chromosome 4, ASM2987363v1, whole genome shotgun sequence genomic window:
- the LOC131154093 gene encoding N6-mAMP deaminase, which yields MDWWVSMPKVELHAHLNGSIRGSTLLELARDLGEKGAIDLRDVEHVILKGDRSLREVFRLFDLIHILTTDHKTVTRITKEVVEDFAAENVVYVELRTTPKRNDSKEMSKRSYMEAVVEGLRAVRTVDVAFAPPGLVTGSPVDPPVNDLCGGTTKKKIYVRLLLSIDRRETTAAAMETVTLALQMKDLGVVGIDLSGNPIIGDWITYLPALKFAREKGLPITLHCGEVPNQREIQAMLGFLPERIGHACCFEEEDWGMLKSSKIPVEICLTSNIRTATVPSIDGHHFANLYNAKHPLVLCTDDTGVFSTSLTCEYMLAASTFGLGKTEMFQLARSAIQFIFAGDEMKSKLKEIFDSSARRLDL from the exons ATGGATTGGTGGGTATCGATGCCTAAGGTGGAACTTCACGCTCACCTCAATGGATCAATCAGAGGTTCAACGTTACT TGAACTTGCCAGGGATTTGGGTGAAAAGGGCGCCATAGATTTACGAGATGTTGAGCACGTTATTTTGAAGG gCGATCGTTCTCTGCGCGAAGTGTTTAGGTTATTTGATTTGATTCATATTCTCACTACTGATCATAAAACCGTTACGAGAATCACTAAAGAA GTAGTAGAAGATTTTGCGGCTGAAAACGTAGTCTATGTCGAGTTAAGAACTACTCCAAAG CGGAATGATTCAAAAGAAATGAGCAAGCGCTCTTACATGGAAGCCGTGGTGGAGGGTTTAAGGGCTGTTCGCACTGTTGATGTTGCTTTTGCGCCCCCTGGCTTGGTGACGGGAAGTCCTGTGGATCCTCCTGTAAATGATTTGTGCGGTGGAACTACGAAGAAGAAGATCTATGTTAGACTTCTTCTCAGTATTGACCGGCGGGAGACCACTGCAGCTGCAATGGAAACC GTCACGCTTGCACTGCAAATGAAAGATTTGGGGGTAGTTGGTATTGACCTTTCCGGAAATCCCATCATAGGAGATTG GATAACATATTTGCCTGCTTTAAAATTTGCTAGGGAAAAAGGCTTACCGATTACTCTTCATTGTGGAGAG GTACCCAATCAGAGAGAAATCCAAGCAATGCTAGGCTTCCTTCCTGAGAGGATTGGTCATGCTTGTTGCTTTGAAGAGGAAGACTGGGGAATGTTGAAGTCATCCAAAATTCCG GTTGAGATTTGTTTGACATCAAACATCCGGACTGCAACAGTTCCATCTATAGATGGTCATCATTTTG CTAATCTGTACAATGCAAAACATCCTTTGGTACTATGCACCGATGATACAGGCGTATTCTCTACCAGTCTTACCTGTGAATATATGCTTGCTGCTTCTACATTTG GTCTTGGAAAGACTGAAATGTTTCAGCTAGCAAGGAGTGCAATTCAGTTCATATTTGCTGGCGATGAGATGAAGAGTAAATTGAAAGAGATTTTTGATTCATCTGCAAGGAGGCTGGATCTATGA